A stretch of Arachis hypogaea cultivar Tifrunner chromosome 15, arahy.Tifrunner.gnm2.J5K5, whole genome shotgun sequence DNA encodes these proteins:
- the LOC112748989 gene encoding uncharacterized protein At4g15970 isoform X3 produces MEVFHSIKDLVATRGSGYSNLLVRRPMQITVFCIGFAVLLMFLICNYPSPFRVSTISNYFNGVSTKEKHESTLESILRNASMENNTVIITNLNDAWAEPGSIFDVFRESFRIGNETQRFLNHLVVINWDQKAQVRCQAVHPHCYQIESKSENATSKEAFFMTKDYLHIVWKKIEFLGLVLELGYSFIFTDTDVMWLRNPFKHFQEDADFQTSCDYFTGNSSDLNNAPNTGFSYVKSNEKTIWLYKFWFNSSKLYPNLHDQDAFNMIKIHPNISSMNLKIRFLSTTYFGGFCRPSDDFNQVCTMHANCCVGLDNKVNDLKILLQDWKNYMALPQIEKQQSHRSWTVPQLCRF; encoded by the exons ATGGAGGTTTTTCACTCTATCAAAGACTTGGTTGCAACAAGAGGTAGTGGTTACAGTAATCTCCTAGTGCGAAGGCCCATGCAAATTACAGTGTTCTGTATTGGATTTGCTGTGTTGTTGATGTTCTTGATATGCAACTATCCTTCTCCCTTTAGAGTTTCTACTATCTCAAACTACTTCAACGGTGTCTCAACAAAG GAGAAACATGAGTCGACGCTAGAGAGTATTCTAAGAAATGCATCGATGGAGAATAACACAGTTATCATCACAAATTTAAATGATGCATGGGCAGAACCGGGTTCAATATTTGATGTATTTCGAGAGAGTTTTCGAATTGGGAACGAGACACAACGTTTCTTAAATCATTTGGTGGTAATTAATTGGGACCAAAAGGCACAGGTACGTTGCCAAGCCGTACACCCACATTGTTATCAAATTGAATCAAAGAGCGAGAATGCCACATCAAAGGAAGCATTTTTTATGACCAAAGACTACCTCCACATTGTGTGGAAAAAAATTGAGTTTCTTGGCCTTGTTCTTGAACTGGGCTACAGCTTTATCTTCACG GATACTGATGTAATGTGGCTAAGGAACCCCTTCAAACATTTTCAAGAAGATGCAGATTTCCAAACTTCTTGTGATTATTTCACTGGAAACTCGTCGGATCTGAATAATGCTCCAAACACAGGGTTCAGCTATGTAAAATCCAATGAAAAAACCATTTGGCTCTACAAGTTTTGGTTCAACTCTAGCAAACTTTACCCAAACTTGCATGATCAAGATGCGTTTAACATGATCAAGATTCACCCTAACATTTCCAGCATGAATTTGAAGATTAGGTTCTTAAGCACAACATATTTTGGTGGGTTTTGCCGGCCCAGTGACGACTTTAACCAAGTTTGTACAATGCATGCCAATTGTTGTGTTGGATTGGACAACAAAGTCAATGATCTTAAGATCTTGCTTCAGGATTGGAAAAATTACATGGCACTGCCTCAGATTGAGAAACAACAATCACATCGTTCTTGGACTGTTCCTCAACTTTGCAG GTTTTGA
- the LOC112748989 gene encoding uncharacterized protein At4g15970 isoform X1 yields MEVFHSIKDLVATRGSGYSNLLVRRPMQITVFCIGFAVLLMFLICNYPSPFRVSTISNYFNGVSTKEKHESTLESILRNASMENNTVIITNLNDAWAEPGSIFDVFRESFRIGNETQRFLNHLVVINWDQKAQVRCQAVHPHCYQIESKSENATSKEAFFMTKDYLHIVWKKIEFLGLVLELGYSFIFTDTDVMWLRNPFKHFQEDADFQTSCDYFTGNSSDLNNAPNTGFSYVKSNEKTIWLYKFWFNSSKLYPNLHDQDAFNMIKIHPNISSMNLKIRFLSTTYFGGFCRPSDDFNQVCTMHANCCVGLDNKVNDLKILLQDWKNYMALPQIEKQQSHRSWTVPQLCSSCPRTNNFDIMKGLPSNECIRGTINVDHDD; encoded by the exons ATGGAGGTTTTTCACTCTATCAAAGACTTGGTTGCAACAAGAGGTAGTGGTTACAGTAATCTCCTAGTGCGAAGGCCCATGCAAATTACAGTGTTCTGTATTGGATTTGCTGTGTTGTTGATGTTCTTGATATGCAACTATCCTTCTCCCTTTAGAGTTTCTACTATCTCAAACTACTTCAACGGTGTCTCAACAAAG GAGAAACATGAGTCGACGCTAGAGAGTATTCTAAGAAATGCATCGATGGAGAATAACACAGTTATCATCACAAATTTAAATGATGCATGGGCAGAACCGGGTTCAATATTTGATGTATTTCGAGAGAGTTTTCGAATTGGGAACGAGACACAACGTTTCTTAAATCATTTGGTGGTAATTAATTGGGACCAAAAGGCACAGGTACGTTGCCAAGCCGTACACCCACATTGTTATCAAATTGAATCAAAGAGCGAGAATGCCACATCAAAGGAAGCATTTTTTATGACCAAAGACTACCTCCACATTGTGTGGAAAAAAATTGAGTTTCTTGGCCTTGTTCTTGAACTGGGCTACAGCTTTATCTTCACG GATACTGATGTAATGTGGCTAAGGAACCCCTTCAAACATTTTCAAGAAGATGCAGATTTCCAAACTTCTTGTGATTATTTCACTGGAAACTCGTCGGATCTGAATAATGCTCCAAACACAGGGTTCAGCTATGTAAAATCCAATGAAAAAACCATTTGGCTCTACAAGTTTTGGTTCAACTCTAGCAAACTTTACCCAAACTTGCATGATCAAGATGCGTTTAACATGATCAAGATTCACCCTAACATTTCCAGCATGAATTTGAAGATTAGGTTCTTAAGCACAACATATTTTGGTGGGTTTTGCCGGCCCAGTGACGACTTTAACCAAGTTTGTACAATGCATGCCAATTGTTGTGTTGGATTGGACAACAAAGTCAATGATCTTAAGATCTTGCTTCAGGATTGGAAAAATTACATGGCACTGCCTCAGATTGAGAAACAACAATCACATCGTTCTTGGACTGTTCCTCAACTTTGCAG TTCTTGTCCACGTACTAACAATTTTGACATTATGAAAGGACTTCCTTCCAACGAATGCATCAGAGGCACAATAAACGTTGACCATGACGACTGA
- the LOC112748989 gene encoding uncharacterized protein At4g15970 isoform X2 translates to MEVFHSIKDLVATRGSGYSNLLVRRPMQITVFCIGFAVLLMFLICNYPSPFRVSTISNYFNGVSTKEKHESTLESILRNASMENNTVIITNLNDAWAEPGSIFDVFRESFRIGNETQRFLNHLVVINWDQKAQVRCQAVHPHCYQIESKSENATSKEAFFMTKDYLHIVWKKIEFLGLVLELGYSFIFTDTDVMWLRNPFKHFQEDADFQTSCDYFTGNSSDLNNAPNTGFSYVKSNEKTIWLYKFWFNSSKLYPNLHDQDAFNMIKIHPNISSMNLKIRFLSTTYFGGFCRPSDDFNQVCTMHANCCVGLDNKVNDLKILLQDWKNYMALPQIEKQQSHRSWTVPQLCRTSFQRMHQRHNKR, encoded by the exons ATGGAGGTTTTTCACTCTATCAAAGACTTGGTTGCAACAAGAGGTAGTGGTTACAGTAATCTCCTAGTGCGAAGGCCCATGCAAATTACAGTGTTCTGTATTGGATTTGCTGTGTTGTTGATGTTCTTGATATGCAACTATCCTTCTCCCTTTAGAGTTTCTACTATCTCAAACTACTTCAACGGTGTCTCAACAAAG GAGAAACATGAGTCGACGCTAGAGAGTATTCTAAGAAATGCATCGATGGAGAATAACACAGTTATCATCACAAATTTAAATGATGCATGGGCAGAACCGGGTTCAATATTTGATGTATTTCGAGAGAGTTTTCGAATTGGGAACGAGACACAACGTTTCTTAAATCATTTGGTGGTAATTAATTGGGACCAAAAGGCACAGGTACGTTGCCAAGCCGTACACCCACATTGTTATCAAATTGAATCAAAGAGCGAGAATGCCACATCAAAGGAAGCATTTTTTATGACCAAAGACTACCTCCACATTGTGTGGAAAAAAATTGAGTTTCTTGGCCTTGTTCTTGAACTGGGCTACAGCTTTATCTTCACG GATACTGATGTAATGTGGCTAAGGAACCCCTTCAAACATTTTCAAGAAGATGCAGATTTCCAAACTTCTTGTGATTATTTCACTGGAAACTCGTCGGATCTGAATAATGCTCCAAACACAGGGTTCAGCTATGTAAAATCCAATGAAAAAACCATTTGGCTCTACAAGTTTTGGTTCAACTCTAGCAAACTTTACCCAAACTTGCATGATCAAGATGCGTTTAACATGATCAAGATTCACCCTAACATTTCCAGCATGAATTTGAAGATTAGGTTCTTAAGCACAACATATTTTGGTGGGTTTTGCCGGCCCAGTGACGACTTTAACCAAGTTTGTACAATGCATGCCAATTGTTGTGTTGGATTGGACAACAAAGTCAATGATCTTAAGATCTTGCTTCAGGATTGGAAAAATTACATGGCACTGCCTCAGATTGAGAAACAACAATCACATCGTTCTTGGACTGTTCCTCAACTTTGCAG GACTTCCTTCCAACGAATGCATCAGAGGCACAATAAACGTTGA